From the genome of Ovis aries strain OAR_USU_Benz2616 breed Rambouillet chromosome 5, ARS-UI_Ramb_v3.0, whole genome shotgun sequence:
taagagtgcttagaacaatgcctgtgAACATTCGAGATGTTATTGTATTATTGTATGCAGCAGGGGCTTATAAATGCCTGTTGTAACATTTGTATGTTGAGAGATAACACTTTTGATTGCTCTTGGTGTTTCTGAGGAGCTTAAAACTACATTTACCCACTTATCCCAGGTGGTGGGCCAGAGGATCGCATTCTGGGCTGAACACAATGCAGCTAGACGGCCTGTCTTCAGGCTGCTTGGTGCTTACCATTTACTAGCTCGTTTTTAGGGGGAGAGGAAAGGAGTCAGGAAGCTAAAAGCTTCTATATCTAATAGAAACAGCCGTTAAGATTAGCTGAAATTGTCTGGGAAAGTCTCCTCCCTGCCCACTCCCCCATCCCAGGATATGTGTATAAGTATGGatgagttccttcactgttctcctgaaactaccataacattgttaatcggctatcagttcagttcagttgctcagtcgtgtccgacactttgcaaccccatggactgcagcacgccagaactCCGTgttcatcaactcccagagcctactcaaactcatgtccattgagtcagtgatgccatccaaccatctcatcctctgtcatccccttctcctcccaccttcaatcattcccagcatcagggtcttttcccatgaatcagttcttcgcatcaggaggccaaagtattggagtttcagcttcagcatcagtccttccaatgaatattcaggactgatttcctttaggatggactggttggatctccttgctgtccaagggactctcaagagtcttctccaacaccacagtttgaaaggatcgattctttggtgctcagctttctttatggtccaaatctcacatccatacacgactactggaaaactatagctttgactagacggacctttgttggcaaaggtcgtccataccccaatacaaaataaaaaggttagtTGAAAGTAAAATGCTGAGCAGTGTCTGGCCCATAGCAAGAATTCCATCAATGTAGCTTGTCGATAACCAAGAGGGGTTTCAAAATGCTCCGTGACCTAGTTCTAGGTGGTGAGCAAGGATCATCCAAATGAAGGCATTTGGATGAATGCCCGGAATTAGTCACATCCTTCTAAAAGGTCTTCCTGAATAACACTTCATCCAATCCCAGTCTATCTTGTGTCTCTTAGACTGACTAAAAACTCCCCAAACAGAGGATGATTCACATTCTCCAGCTATTGGGACATCAAGTTCTCTCTCCAGCTTGCAGACTGCTTCCTAATCACCTCCCTTCTCCTGAAACAGTTTGCCTTATTTTATCCCTCAAGTGCATTATCTTCTAACACGTCAGTTACCGTCCTCCTGGGTCCATGAGCTCTCCAAGAGGCCACACACTCTTTCTGGCCTTTTATCTTCTCTCATGTTGACCACATCCTTCCCTGCCTCACGTCTAGTAACCTCCCTGTCTGCATCCATCTTTCTCCCGTTAAGAAGCTTGCCTCTGCCACAGATTTTCTGACAAATCTGCCCTCAAAGATCGATCATCCAAATGCTTGAAGCATTTAGAGATTTTACCACGCAGTGTAACTGTTGATGACAAATTGTCTTGTAGCATTTACCATGTTTACTTGCCTCTCCAGATATACTTCACCATCCTTTCTGTTTCCTAACTCTTTCTCGTTTTGGATAATCCACCCGTCCTCTGGACAATCTCCCTGGCCTGTTACGGTCAGCATGCCAGCTGTCCTCTAGCTGTCCTGCTATTGGCCAAGTCTGTTTTTACACACCAGGaagaattttccttcttttgaaaCTATAGTTTCTTATAAACCATACATTTTTTATTCTACACCCAGCCTTACCTGATTAAGGCAGCACTCTGTTAATTGGAAGACACGTGGGCTTTAATGTATTAGCGTTTTGGATTCAAGTCCTGGTTTCACCACTCTCTAactgtatgaccttgagcaagtcatttttctgagtctcagttttgttCACTATAAAAATACTAACATCTAGCTCACAGAAAAGGTATGAAGAATATAGGAAATAAATAAGCAAGTGCCTGACACATATCAGGGAGTAAACTTTAGATACTTCATCCCACATTCATCATACCTACAGTCTAtccttacttttttattttttgatttaataaagttttatttttcaaaatgtacagCTGGTTGGACCTGTTCATGCATCTTCACCAGCAGCTGGGGCATCTCCACCCTTGGTGTTTCTGGTGTAAATCACTTGAGCTCTGTGCTTCGAAACCAGTTTAATAAGTCCTTTACTAAGGAGTTCCTGAAGGGCTGCTCTGGCCAGGGAACCACGAATCTTCAGTCTCTCAGAGACCACAGCTGGAGTTATAAGCTTATAGTTGGGAACTTCTTTACAGAGTTTGTCATATGTTGCTTTGTCAAACAAGACTAGGTTATTGAGCTTGTCCCGAACTTTGCCTTTGGACCACTTCTTCTTTTTGGCCTTGCCCCTAGATTTGTTCACTGGATCTTTGTCTTTCTTGGCCAACTTTCCGgcatctttcttcttcttgtcGTCCTTGGGCGGCATAGCGAAGCCCGGAGAGCAGCTGCAACCACTGCCGCCTCGCTAAGATGTCGGACAAAAAGGCCTATCCTTACTTTATATACACATTTTCATAACGATGAGTACACTATAGATGAGGTTTATGTTGGGTacttaatactggagtgggtagctaatttcttctccaagggatcttcccaacccagggattgaacctgagtctcctgcattgcaggcagattttttaccatctgagccaccagggaagccccatattaaaTACAACACTCATTAAACGATTAATTCTCTATGAGTGGTATACATACTAAACTTAGTATTTACAAACTAAACTAAGTGCTTTGTCATGAAACCCACAGAAGCCAAAACTTACTAGCTGTTCAGAGCTGATTAACATTGGAACTTATCTTTCCAATGAAACATTGGTTCCTTTTTTCCATCACATTTAAGGAAATTGAAGGCTAATGACTAAAATTCCCTTGGTTAAGGACAAAATGCAGAGGTGTGGAGCTACTACGCGCATGACTTAACTTCCAGTTTTTGAATTCTGGAAATGCATTCCAAGATAGCGAGGCAGTGTTTTACAGGATATCTAATGAAAGTTTCCTCTAGAGAAGTCACAATTATCAAGCCAAAATGAGTCTCATAACTGAAATTACCTTCAAATTTTAATGAATCCCTCAGCAAACACTTGTTCTGGTTGGGTGTACTCAGACTTTGGTTGAGAAATGAGCAGTTTAAAATTGAAGACCTGCTTTAAGCAGAGTTTCTGAGTAGGAGGAATTACAATAAATATTGAATTCCTACATTTAAATGGGAAGCAAACTTGtacctccttttttccttctttcttttgaggACAGTCTAAATTGCTCACCCTAGGCTGTTTATTGTTTCTAGCTATTTTCatcttccctcagttcagttcagtttagttgcttgtgtccgactctttgtgaccccatggactgtagcacccgaagcttccctgtccatcaccaactcccgaagtttactcaaactcatgtccattgagttggtgatgacatccaaccatctcatcctctgtcatccccttttcctccctccttcagtctttcccagcatcagggtcttttcaaatgagtcagttcttagcatcagatggccaaagtattgtagtttcagcttcagcatcagtccttccaatgaatattcaggactgatttccattaggatggactgattggatctacttgcagtccacgggactgtcaagagtctactccaacaccgcagttcaaaggcatcaattcttcggcgttcagctttctttgtagtccaactctcacatccatacatgactactggaaaaaccaaagctttgtctatatggacctttgtttgcaaagtaatgtctctgctttttaatatgctgtctaggttggtcataactttccttccaaggagcaagcatctttttatttcatggctgcaatcaccatctgcggttattttggagcccagaaaaataaagttagccactgtttccactgtttccccatctatttgacatgaagtggtgggaccagatgccatgatcttcgttttctgaatgttgagctttaagccaactttttcactctcctctttcactttcatcaagaggctcttcagtttgtcttctctttctgccataagggtggtgtcatctgcgtatctgaggttattgatatttctcccggcaatcttgattccagcttgtccttcacccagcccagcggttctcatgatgaactctgcatataagttaaataaggagccttgacgtactcctttcccagtctggaaccagtctgttgttccatgtccagttctaactgttgcttcttccctgctgctgctgctaagtcactttagtcgtgtctgactctgtgagatcccatagacagcagcccatcaggctcccccatccctgggattctccaggcaagaacactggagcgggttgctatttccttctccaatgcatgaaagtgaaaagtgaaagtgaagtcgctcagtcgtgtctgactcttcacgaccccatggactgcagcctaccaggctcctccatacatgggattttcccggcaagagtactggagtgggttgccattgctttctccggcTTCTTCCCTAGAAAGTCTAACCTTCCGAGTCAGAGTCAGCATGCAAGTGTTAAACAATCTCTGTGGGCCAAATACCAAGCAGAGGAAATTCAAAACTTCTTATGACTCATCTATGACTGAAATAACAACCTATCATATGTGGTGAACACAGTTTCTACCCTCATGGGTTCATCTTTGAGACTAGAAGAGGGCTTGAGAAGTCATAATTCTTACCATTGGCTTTaaggagaagggaaggcaggGAATATTTTCTCCTTCTACTTTAAACTCTTATTAAAAGGCTGTTGAGCAGTTCTGACTCAGGAACTTTTCAAGTTAACCAGTCCATTAAAAAGGTTTACATGTGACTTCAACTCTGGACAACACAGACTGAAAATCAGTGTTCTGTTTGGGAAACCAAACCTTTAGAGAAACTGAGTAAATAATGCTATACTAATTGTATTTCAGCTCAACAATGAgattttctcatatatatatatatatatacacacacacacatacatacacacacacatacatacacacacacatacatacacacacagatccTGGGAAAAAATTTCAGgagcattttattgttttgatggAATATAATAAAATCTGTTATTATGAAGTTATCATAAGATACCCTTTCTCCTTCTGGAAGGAAAAGATatagcaaaatattttcttcagtggCAAAGTGAACAAGAGCTTCTCTACATAGCCTTAGAAGTGGGATTCCCAGAGCGATAGTTCCACCCCATGTTGTGAAAGAAgttaaaaagacatcttttgtcACAAGGTATTAGCACTGATAAGCTTATTATAGCAAACCAAGTCTCTTCTCTACCCTTTTCAGATGTGGCTGTCTAATTTGCCACATCTGAATTGGGTTTAGGGAAGGAGGGTTAGGGCAGGTGGGATGCATATAGTAAGTCTGCAAGTAAACCTCCGTAAAAATTCTCTTAAAGATGAAACTGTCCcataattatgaaattattttcacaCCAGTTGTCCTCTTTGTCCACAGACTATTCTAGTAGAAGTTTGTTATTCTGATGATCACCCCATTATAACACATACATAGAACAGATATTAGTGGTCTCATACAATCTCCATTCTTGTTCTGTACATTAGGTATTAATACTTTTATACCTGCGTAAAAACTGAagtgcagagaggttaagtgacttgtccatgGTCACACAGTGAGCAAATAGCAAAAACCAAGATTAAGACCCAAAACTCTCTAACACCACAGCCCACGCTCCCTAGACATGATGTCATGCTGTCTAAACTGTGCGAGGCTGGCTGTAGAATAACAATGTCACGTGTTTTAACAAGTGGCAGAAATAGTTTGGAAGGAAGGTAGAAGGAATTTgatcattttctctcattcacaTTTCACCGctcatatatttctttatttctttcatctattCATTTTCCCTATCTTTACAGTTATTTCATAACTGAATAAATAAGATTGGTTCTCAATGTACAAAATGGTAGCAAATGTGTGCAGTTTCCTAACTAGTGGAATAAGGGGAAGCTCCTGAGCAGCTCTGACTCAAAAAATCCCCCAAACTTCCCATTCacctgccatcagttcagttcagttcagttgctcacttgtgtccaactctttgtgaccccatgaatcacagcatgccaggcctccctgtccagcaccaactcccggagttcattctaactcatgttcatcgagtcagtgatgccatccaaccatctcatcctctgtcggtccctcctcctcctggccccaatccctcccagcatcagagtcttttctaatgagtcaactattcacatcaggtggccaaaatattggagtttcagcttcagaatcagtccttccaatgaacatccaggactgatctcctttaagatggactggttggatctccttgaagtccaagggactctgaagagtcttctccaacaccacacttcaaaagcatcaattctttggcgctcagatttttttcacagtccaactctcacatccatacatgaccactggaaaagtgataaccttgactaaacagacctttgttggcaaactaatacctctgcttttcaatatactatctaggttggtcataactttccttccaaggagtaagtgtcttttaatttcatggctgcaatcaccatcggcagtgattttggagtcccccaaaataaagtctaacactgtttccactatttccccatttatttgccatgaggtgatgggacaagatgccatgatcttagttttctgaatgttgagctttaagccaactttttcattctccactttcactttcatcaaggcgctttttagttcctcttcactttctgccataagggtggtgtcatctgcatatctgaggttattgatacttctccaggcaatcttgcttccagcttgtgcttcttccagcccagcatttctcatgatgtactctgcatagaagttaaataagcagggtgacaatgtatagactgacatactccttttcctatttggaaccagtctgttgttccatgtccagttctcactgttacttcctgatctgcataaaggtttctcaagaggcaggtcaggtggtctggtattcccatctctttcagaattttccacagtttattgtgatccattcagtcaaaggctttggcatagtcaataaagcagaagtagatgtttttctggaactctcttgctttttcgatgatccagcggatgttggcaatttgatctccggttcctttgccttttctaaaaccagcttgaacatctggaagttcacggttcacatattgctgaagcctggcttggagaattttgagcattactttactagtgtgtgagatgagtgcaattgtgcggtagtttgagcattctttggcattgcctttctttgggattggaatgaaaactgaccttttccagtcctgtggccactgctgagttttccaaatgtgctggcatattgagtgcagccctttcacagcatcatctttcaggatttgaaacagctcaactggaattccatcactttcactagctttgttcacagtgatgctttctaagacccacttgacttcacatttcaggatgtctggctctaggtgagtgatcacaccatcgtgattatcttggtcgtgaagctcttttttgtacagttcttctgtgtattcttgccacctcttcttaatatcgcctgcttctgttaggtccataccatttctgtcctttatcaagcccatctttgcataaaatgttctcttggtagctctaattttcttgaagagatttccagtctttcccattctgttgttttcctctatttcattgcattgatcgctgaggaagactttcttatctctccttgctattattctttagaactctgcattcagatgcttatatctttccttttctcctttgcttttcacttctgttcttttcacagctatttgtaaggcctcctcagacagccattttgcttttctgcatttcttttccatggggatggtcttgatccctgtctcctgttcaatgtcacgaacctcattccatagttcatcaggcactctgtctatcagatctagtcccttaaatctatttctcacttccactgtataaccataagggatttgatttaggtcatacctgaatggtctagtgattttccccactttcttcaatttcagtctgaatttgacaataaggagttcatgatctgagccacagtcaactccc
Proteins encoded in this window:
- the LOC114114914 gene encoding small ribosomal subunit protein eS25-like, which codes for MPPKDDKKKKDAGKLAKKDKDPVNKSRGKAKKKKWSKGKVRDKLNNLVLFDKATYDKLCKEVPNYKLITPAVVSERLKIRGSLARAALQELLSKGLIKLVSKHRAQVIYTRNTKGGDAPAAGEDA